Within Enoplosus armatus isolate fEnoArm2 chromosome 1, fEnoArm2.hap1, whole genome shotgun sequence, the genomic segment TTGTGGTGTTTGGGACTGAGCTCACATTTGAGCTCCCGGACAACGATAAGCAGTGTTTCTACGAGGAACTAGAGAAAGACGTGAAGTTTGACATAGACTTTCAAGTAAGTTACCCTGAAAGCTTCGTCcccttcactctgtgtgtgtttttaaaagattcTGCCAAAGTTATTCTTTATCTAGCAACAAGCAAAGGGTTTCTGCCTCTTGTTTTTGAAAAGGAAGAACATACATAGTTCATGCATCTGTCTTTAGTGCACAGCCAGTTTGAGTCAGTTCAACATGGCACTGTTCATATGTTACAATGTTACATATATCTTGCATGCATATGTCCTACCATCCACATGAGTCTTTGacatgtgttttctcttcttttaggTCATTTCAGGAGGCAACTATGACGTAGACTGCTTTGTCACAGATCCTCAAGACAATGTCTTGTAtaatgagaagaagaagcagtaTGACAGCTTCTCTCACACCACAGCCATGAAGGGCGTCTACAAGGTCTGCTTTAGCAACGAGTTCTccacttttacacacaaaacagtgtACCTGGATTTCCGCCATGGAGATGAGGAACCTCTCCTGCAGAGCATGACAAGTACTACTGCACTGACTCAGGTAAGTCTCAGGAACTGGCTTTTCAACTATGTCTTAAAATATGTCGGCTGGAGTGGAAAGCCTTTTAAAGGGCCAGACTGTCGCTGTCACTTGGCTGCTCCAATGTGTGAGTGGATATAAGTGAATTGAGGCAGGCCctgttaaaaaaagatcaaatgtgCTTGTTAAAAGTGTTCAGAAGTCCTTTATGTAAGGGATAGGGATTTAGTATTTATGCTGCTGTCTTGCTGAACATTCAGTTTTGTCTaatttctcattttttaaacatttgtaaataCATCCTGGTGGACAGGCAAGCAGAAAAcatacaaagagacaaaaagaaaaaccacagTACATATTTCACATTCAAGAACCAGATTAAAGAGtcaaaaacattatttgctAATAGTGTTGAGTTTAGTAATTTAGGCTAACTAATGAGCTGCTGAGGTGAGTGAAGTACAGCAAAACTGTTGCTGTGACCTTATTGTTAGCCACCAGGTGGAGCCAGAGTTGTTCTGACTTAAGTCTCACCATGTTCCTGTGAAATATTGTGTAAATCATGGTCTGAAGTCTTCTTAAGGTGCCCTCCTTACCACACAATATCAGATGTgttaataattcaacatttgtATATATTTGACCCACCTTCTGCTGTATGTTTGGCCCCAGGCCGTTGCTCTGCTCTTGATTCATTTGTGTTGATCTTTCTACTTTCAGTTGGAGTCGTCTTGCGTCTCCATTCACGAGATCCTGAAGGTGGTGGCTGACTCGCAGACGTGGTACAGGCTGAGAGAGGCGCATGACCGCACAAAAGCAGAGCATCTCCTCGAGCGTGTGACTTTCTGGTCCATCGGTGAAACCGTCCTGCTATTCGTCATCGGCATTGGTCAGGTTGTGTTGCTCAGGAGCTTCTTCGCTGAGAAGAAAGGCTCTGTGGCAGCCACCACTTAGTACCCATGGTCTTGATGTTCCCTCAGAAAGACAGGTGGAACCTCATCAATGTGAACACATAAGTGCATCTGGAGAGCAGTACGCATCTTGTAGTGTTTTCAGCCAACCCTTTGTTGGAGGGATAGTTCGGGAAGTGGTCTTATTTTTCCTGCTTACCCAGTGTCAGATAGACTTGTGAATGccttttttcatgtgttttcttcttAACAAGCTGTACTGAAAAGAAACCCCACTCGTAAAATGAGATTGACACCTTTCAACCTTGCACagattatttattatgtttttataggAGTAGAATATAAAGCAGGTTTAGTTTGATCTTTCTGTTAATGAACCGGATTGTCTTACCTTATAGGACCGTCATGAGTTTTCATCTGGGTATCCAGCAGGTATATAGTGGCACACTGATAGAAACCAAAGACGTGTCGTTTCTGAATGTTagtcttatttgtttttatagtgtgtgtattatgtttgTTATTACCTTAATTTATGTgcaaaaaatgttgttatgaGTTGTAAGagctctgtctccctcatgtccttgtgtgtctcaTACAAAGTGCCttaagaaatcttttttttttgttgatgtgaTTTCCCACCAAGTTGAAGGTTTACTGTTTAAATTTGTCTGTTACGTGCCATCCTGTCGTTACTGATTCATTATATTCTCAGTTTTCCAgattatgttttacatttggGTGTGATTACAAGTTTGTTATTTCATAAAGAGATACGTTTAATGGACATTATTACGTTTTCTAGTCCTCTGGTTAAGTCCtttttgtttatctgtctgtttattatCTGTAACAGCAACTGACAACAGATTCTCAGTAAAATTAGGTGGAAAGATACAAATCCAATTTCTTAACATTGCCAGATTatgattttcattttgagcaTTTTCTGGTATTTTTTGGCACTATGACACCAATTCAAAAAAGAAACTTAGATAATTGTGCACCCATGGCAGACATCAACTCTCTCATTGTTGAGCCACACATTACAGGAGATGATAAAAGCTATGTCTGGCAGACACAGGCATCTTTTACCATTTCAAGAACAGAAAAGATACAGGTTGCATGTTGTGTGCAAATATAATCCCATATTTAGGCCAAGTGTAGGTAAACAGCTtcagaaaaaagcagaaagtatTCACACAGGATAAAAGCTACCACACTTGTATCATAACAGACAATATTTTAACCCTAGTGGGTCTTCATCAGGTTTCTCAATAGGATAAAAAGTCAGGTTAAAGTTTGAGCGCTATAATACGTGAGAAGTTTTTTTGTCTCTATATATGAATGTCTTTACACTTCAaatacattcatgttcctcatATATAACAGTGTGGAAAATAAAACTAGACTGCCACCGGGACAGACTGCTG encodes:
- the tmed3 gene encoding transmembrane emp24 domain-containing protein 3, whose translation is MLCLGLSCLLLHVFVVFGTELTFELPDNDKQCFYEELEKDVKFDIDFQVISGGNYDVDCFVTDPQDNVLYNEKKKQYDSFSHTTAMKGVYKVCFSNEFSTFTHKTVYLDFRHGDEEPLLQSMTSTTALTQLESSCVSIHEILKVVADSQTWYRLREAHDRTKAEHLLERVTFWSIGETVLLFVIGIGQVVLLRSFFAEKKGSVAATT